In Myxocyprinus asiaticus isolate MX2 ecotype Aquarium Trade chromosome 16, UBuf_Myxa_2, whole genome shotgun sequence, the genomic stretch TATGAAGTTGACTATTCACACTGTGTTTCACAGGAATCAACAGCTGAGGTTGAGTATAAATCCATATGCCAGAAGAATGGAGAGTGGAGCCCTGTTATTACATGTGAATGtaagaaaatattttctttacCATAGGCTTCTTTTCTTAATTTCTAAACAGTAAGCTGGGTTTTTTAGATGCATATCAAGGTTTATCAGCTGTCACTACAAAgaaacagggaaacaattttcaCAGTAAATCTGACTCTTCTATTTCCCCTTCAGCTGTGGATTGTGGCATTCCTGAGCTACCAGATTTAATAGAGCTAACAGTGGAGCATCCTCTCACAACTTATCAGAAAAACATCACTCTCAAGTGTTCGTCTGAATATTACATAATGTCTGGAAATGGTGAGAGGTGTATGGTGTATGTCATCTATGTTGGTTTAATGCTTGATGCAAAAGAGTAATTAGTTTTCTGTTTCTGTATCTCCTCTTACCTTAGGTCATTTCACCTGTGATGCCGAGGGTAATTGGGTATCTGAGATTGGACAAAAATTCTCAGATGATTTGCCTAAATGTGTCCCAGGTACACTCAGTCAtcctgtgtgtactgtatgtaatgcATATAAAACCAATTAACGTTGTCTTTAGACCGTCTTAAATGCTCTGAAGGTGCATTATTCATTCTCTATTTCatatctttctcttttttctatATTATAGTGTGTGGACTGAATACAGAAATCACTGCTGGTGGCAGAGTCTTTGGTGGGAAGCAAGCATTACTGGGGCAGATTCCCTGGCAGCTCTTACACAAGTCATCTCCCAGAGGTGGTGCTTCTCTGATCAGTGATTACTGGGCCCTCACAGCTGCTCATGTAGTAGATGGATTTAAAACAACCACTATGAGTTGGTTAGGGGGAATGATTGATGCTCAGGCCAAAAACattgttaccatggaaacagagAAGATAATAATTCATCCAAAGTATAATAACATAGTAGATAAAAATGGAGAACAAACAAGCTATGATAATGACATTGCATTGATCAAAATGTCTGCCAGGGTTCCGATTGGTCCAAACCTCAGGCCGGTGTGTCTTCCAAAGAAAACAGACGGACCTGTGATGGAGGACATGATGGGTACAGTCTCAGGTTTTGGAGGATATAGCGATAAAAGTCTAAGAAGTAAAAATTTGCTTTATGGTCATGTTCAGGAATATTCTCTTGTTGAATGTGAATCAAAAGGTAAACTTGTCACTGATAACATGTTCTGTGCTGGAGATGATGGTCAGGGTATAGACAGTTGTAAAGGTGACAGTGGAGGTCCACTATTTCTCCCTACATTGGAACAAGGGTCTGCAGAACAACCTTTTAGGATTGTAGGTATCGTATCGTGGGGTCCCCCTGAATGTGGACATAAAAGCTTTAAAGGTTACTACACTAAAATACAGAACTACCTGGATTGGATCAGAGAAACTATGGAAAACAACTAACATCCGCACACTGAAATGAGATTCAGCTCCATCTTGTTATTGTAATACTCACTGGTCAGGTTTTtcataaaatacagttttatctGGTTAACATGTATCTGCTATTTAGATAAATTATTCAGCATTTAGTTTTTAATCGTTTTTATAGACTAATATActctaatataatatacaatactataatgtattacaaaaaaattataaaacatatataCTCTATATACTGCAATCCAATAAAATAACTTTCATatgttaagacatttttttaatctgacaagGCAAAAGTTGCTTGTTCTGTAGTATACTCTTTTGGGCTAATGTGAGTACCATTACACTAACTGCAATCATGCAGGTTGCTGTTTTCTACAGTTTTCCAACTTTAGATTTCATGGGTTGCCTCAGCCTGCTACATTTCTCACTTTCTCTCACATGTTGTGCCTTGTACTGTTGCTTTTACAGGTTTGTCTTCTTCTGCCAAATCAAACAAACCTGATTTTTGTTGTGACATTTAGACTTGTTTCACACATACGATGCCTctcaattaaaaaaatcaaagatttataaataataataataaaaaaggtaacactttacaataaggttccattcattaacattagttaacgcattaggtatcatgaacaaacaatgaacaatatattgtttacagcatttattaatctttaatgctagttaataaaatattttttttcattgttagttcatgttagttcatagtgcattaactaatgttaacaagcacaacttttgatataaaaaaatgtattagtatatgttgaaattaacaataagattaataaatgctataaaagtattgttcattgttagtacgTTTACttttaatgttgttaactaatgttaacaaatggaaccttaatgtaaagtgttaccaaaacaaaCTCTTCGTGATTGCTTTATAGTCGTCCTCTGACATCCATCTGACAAAGATGGACCACATCTAATAATTGTGTGACTTCAATACATTTACTCTTACTCTAAGAAAAGCTGCATAAAAATGGTCCATGTAGACTTTAACCCTTACCGCTTGAGTACATAATTTGGGGAAAAAACACAGGGATTAcgggaaaattgtgtttatatatgtctctctctctcttattttttTGTCACTGTTTTTAACCTTAGCCAAATCAAACAAGATTATCTTTTATAATGACCTATAGACCTTTGCGCTCTCACTAGAGAGGCTTTTCATTTTTAACCTGTTCAGctcttaggttttttttttaatttttatttctgccTGAAACTGACATACCAAAATCTGAAGTGAAGTAAACCCACATACAGTgaagtaaatgtaaaattttggtcTCATTTTAAAGGAAACTTAATTattgtataattaataattatcaataatCAATAATTGTTATTGTATGTGTTCAAATTACTGtaataatcccccccccccccccctgtcTTTGAAAGTGCATAATTCTGGCCCTGTATGCTCTGTTTATATATGGCAAGTTTTGTTTGATTCCACTAGATAGCAgcaaacattacaaaaaaaaaaaaataaaataaaataaaaaaaataaaaaagaaagtttttttttttactctatcaTTTACCATTCAAAAGGTATTACTATGAAATCGAAGGGAGGCAAAGTGGCCATTTAGTGTCTCCAAGGTCCAGGGTTATCCAAATTGCAAAAACAAGCTATTACAAAGAATATTACACTAAAAATCCTACTTTTACTATTTGGTATACATGACAACAGCACTTACAAGGATTCCCAAACAGGTTTTCTTATCTTCTTTTCAAAGACACACAAAATATTAGTAATGGGATAGACGAAAATTAGACCTGAGACATGAAAATACtgaagatgtttttatttatttatttataatatcatAACAAATGTATAAACTCTCTTTTGCtgattgttttgcttttttggagCCATACTGGGATAAACaataaactataaaaaataaagtgtgcGTCTGCAAGTGCTTCGGCAATACGAAGTGCGTCTCACGTGAGCGCACGTTACAGGCCTCGTGTTGACGCCCAGCTGCGCACAGACAATGATGATGATTATCTCAGGCTATGATTGGTCGGGAGGGAAAGATTGACATGTCTTTGGACAGCTTAGATCATCAGCTTTCCAATGATTTGAGTCTCGTCATTATCCGTGGACGATACCATATTTTGCCGATTTTATGAAAATAACCTATGTTCTGCACTACGGCgtttacaaatataaaatatcttCTTTGCAGTTCATCCGGCGATCATTTGATCTGTTGTTTTATTccatcaaaataaattaaatatacataATCTGGAGAATGACAGCTTTTGTTTGATATATGGCTTGTCTATGTTCATCAAATCTGAGCGatatgaaaaatattcaaattcaTAATCATACTTGATTTTTATCTATATATTTGCTGCGGAAGTGGGAATTTAAATATTCAAATGCTGCgcggtaaaataaataaataaataaataataataataataataaatgatggcTTTGTGTGAAAAGTAGAGGGTCTAAGCTTTGTAATGATACCACATATGACTGTTAATGTTCCAtcaggacataaatattgaagGATGATCGTGATTATATAATTTTCAACACGGGGGCGGGTTTAAGAGCTGTCCTAtttctgaacacaagaaaaataaTGGTTGTATTACGCATTTAATGAAACAGCTACTGTCTGCTgatatttgtatgtatgtatgtcatGGGTGGAATACATCTAATAATTAGGTAAGTTGTGTTTAAATGtaattcttaaaaatgtattttttattatttcataatatAACACTTCAGCCTTCATTTCATAACAATCTTCGGTGACAACAATGTTCATTAGCCATCTAAGAACGCATCCCATACCTATTTACCGAATTATTCAAACATAAAACTATTATGACCTCTTTTCTACTAATCATGTCTCTTTCCTACTGCAATGTTCCTAAATGCAATGATCCAGCCTGCTGTTGGcctgtgtgaatgtttgtgagtgtgagctGGTCATGTTTGGGGAGGTGTCTTCTCCTCGGTACCCCCAACCATATCCTGCAGATCTCCAGGAACAGTGGGACCTGGAAGTGCCACAGGGCTATCAGATCCAGCTAACGTTCAATCACCTGGACATTGAGCCCTCTCCAAACTGCTACTATGATTTTCTTATGGTCAGTGATGCTTCATAACAGTACTTTAAAATCATGCCCATCATGGTATAATGGGGTTGTTTAAATGATTATTGGAAAATGACTACTCCAATGTCATTTCAGTTGCACaatgcatatactgtaccttGTTCTGTGTATCTTGTGAAGTGAAATGAAGAAACAAAGGTGCATCAAGGTGCATGACTCCGTATTCCATATAACATATctgaattatgtttaaaaattacatgCTGTTTAAACTATCATTAGGCTTCAGCATATGTTTGGTGCTTCGAAAACAGTTACACAATGGGTTATTATTTTGCATTCAGGTTGTTTATGATAAGAAAGTTCTGGGGAAGTTCTGTGGC encodes the following:
- the LOC127453729 gene encoding mannan-binding lectin serine protease 2-like encodes the protein MIIFCFITLLLPLCGSVPLAGWVQSPGHPRGYNPDSSLTWKECAPNGHKITLTLIHLDLEESDKCENDALKIFADEELLFNLCGTKFLQELQTSFNPFLHSSSGGCLSLSFLADYSNPKRHTGFQGFYTIQDVDECKDSDNECSHHCNNYIGGYRCSCRPGYLLNPDQHTCRVSCSEDRTGSQEGVLMSPNWPGSYPENSVCSYTLAVEEGLQFELMLTGVFDVEMAENGQCIDTLTIKTVSEDFGPFCGQVRPNSAILSRSPHVEIIFRTDDAGANQGFHLSYKTREITCPGTVTPMSSLSPNRPEYLKDYEVTVKCDKGHVLQSESTAEVEYKSICQKNGEWSPVITCESVDCGIPELPDLIELTVEHPLTTYQKNITLKCSSEYYIMSGNGHFTCDAEGNWVSEIGQKFSDDLPKCVPVCGLNTEITAGGRVFGGKQALLGQIPWQLLHKSSPRGGASLISDYWALTAAHVVDGFKTTTMSWLGGMIDAQAKNIVTMETEKIIIHPKYNNIVDKNGEQTSYDNDIALIKMSARVPIGPNLRPVCLPKKTDGPVMEDMMGTVSGFGGYSDKSLRSKNLLYGHVQEYSLVECESKGKLVTDNMFCAGDDGQGIDSCKGDSGGPLFLPTLEQGSAEQPFRIVGIVSWGPPECGHKSFKGYYTKIQNYLDWIRETMENN